The nucleotide window ttttttttcccttatatatattagtaTACCCacttaatattattattgttgtaATGAGTTAGTTCGATATATAAGCTTcgttattattttattttttttttttctattcTTAACCTCAATTCAAATTGACCTGACCTTGAAACACTCCACTGAGGagttgtatatatattatatacacatataaatatatatatatataaatatatctatatatatatatatccatagatccattttattattattattattattattattattatatatatataataggTGGAAAATGGCTAGCTGTACTGGAAAAgttaatttttcattaagTGGAAAAGAGAAGGGTATAGGTTTAGAATCTGTTTTGGAAATTGCATTTGATGAATTAATTTCagaatttaaaaagaagTTTCTacacaaaataataaaagtattaGAAGAAGCAAAATATAATGACAATTTAGATATTATGAATGAAAGGAGGGAGAAGTTTTTTTTGAAGAAATATGAGGATGATCAAAGGGAAGATGAAGATGAAGATAAAATTGGATACAAAATTGGAGATGGAGTTGAAGATGGAGTTGAAGATGAATTTGAAGATAAAATTGGATACAAAATTGGAGATGAAGTTGAAGATGAAGTTGGAAATGAAGTTGAAGATAAAATAGGAGACAAAATTGGAGACAAAATTGGAAATGAAGTTGAAGGTAATATTGAAAGGGAAGATATAATgatagaagaaaaaaaaaaaaaaaacaaaaaaatagaaatgGATAATAGTTCATTATCAAATGATAGTACATTTGGTGTGTATTTAAAAAGTATTATAGatagaaataaaatcagtttattgaaaaaattagaaaaacaaaaagaattaaaaagtatcgaagaaaataataaaataaattattataataataaatataaaaatggaaTTATACattatgatgaaaataaagaatatcataatagtttaaatgataaaaatgtatataataaaaaagaagaatcTATGAATGAGCGAACTAAATTAGTTAAGCATACatttgataataaaaataaaaatgatatgCACTTTTATCCTCAGGAATCCCGTTTTCAATATGTAAGTGAAAGAATAGAAAAtctatataaaataagCAATAAATTAAGACAGGAAAAGgaaacatataataatgttaaatataataaagataatgataatagacatcttaaagaaaatgatacACAAGATGAAACAGATCATGAACAgaattatgaaaaatataatcttaaattaaattatgtGGAAAATCATAATACTCAACAAATGGACAAGTATCAAattaaggaaaaaaataatatcatcaaattaaaacaacacaataataataataataataataatttaaagggtaatatggaaaaaaatattataaataatcatcagaagaattatatatcttattataataacagTTTTAAATATCCTTCAAGGTCTCATATATTTACAGAAAGATTTAATTGTCATGCTTCTGATGAACATAATGAAAAGAGTGATCATATTTATGATACATTACATAACAAAGATAAGAgttgtaataataattatgatatgttacctaaaaaagataaaaattgtaataatatttatggtatattacataataaagataaaaattgtaataataattatgatatgttacctaaaaaagataaaaattgtaataatatttatggTATATTACATAACAAAGATAAAAgttgtaataataattatgatatgttacctaaaaaagataaaaattgtaataatatttatgataataGTCACCTTTCATCGAGAGGCGCAAATAAATTACCACCAAGcaataatattatagatgaagaaaaaaaacaaataataaatgataatataaatatagaaaGTCCACAGAAATTTAACTATTTAtgtaatgaaaaaaataataatttggaatgtaaaaaagaaaaaattaaattagAAAAACCATTTTCTTTTGATTCAAAAGATAGTGATGAAAACTATGTaagggaaaaaaataatatgtacGAGCAGG belongs to Plasmodium reichenowi strain SY57 chromosome 10, whole genome shotgun sequence and includes:
- a CDS encoding hypothetical protein (conserved Plasmodium protein, unknown function), which produces MASCTGKVNFSLSGKEKGIGLESVLEIAFDELISEFKKKFLHKIIKVLEEAKYNDNLDIMNERREKFFLKKYEDDQREDEDEDKIGYKIGDGVEDGVEDEFEDKIGYKIGDEVEDEVGNEVEDKIGDKIGDKIGNEVEGNIEREDIMIEEKKKKNKKIEMDNSSLSNDSTFGVYLKSIIDRNKISLLKKLEKQKELKSIEENNKINYYNNKYKNGIIHYDENKEYHNSLNDKNVYNKKEESMNERTKLVKHTFDNKNKNDMHFYPQESRFQYVSERIENLYKISNKLRQEKETYNNVKYNKDNDNRHLKENDTQDETDHEQNYEKYNLKLNYVENHNTQQMDKYQIKEKNNIIKLKQHNNNNNNNNLKGNMEKNIINNHQKNYISYYNNSFKYPSRSHIFTERFNCHASDEHNEKSDHIYDTLHNKDKSCNNNYDMLPKKDKNCNNIYGILHNKDKNCNNNYDMLPKKDKNCNNIYGILHNKDKSCNNNYDMLPKKDKNCNNIYDNSHLSSRGANKLPPSNNIIDEEKKQIINDNINIESPQKFNYLCNEKNNNLECKKEKIKLEKPFSFDSKDSDENYVREKNNMYEQDDLKNNMSQRYYKKVEDFKSCQLNKKISNEKEIIKRPNNNLFFEVIRGKKRKNMPGFECKDCKSFYNEIYSDDDEGKCVHTNFFFKNEQQLKKKININKDVHSKNSSTDDINSVDKMNNVEKMNNVDKMNNVDKMNNADNINNADNINNADNINNEDNINNTDNLNNTDNLNNTDNLNNADNYPLNKKVHMNNSKKSIYYSHSLSSTCLNAHTDTEKASMNKKKNGNMLNMDNINKENDLEKEKKKKKIIQTFSRHRYHNKINDSPKNFWKFDFFK